From the Prochlorococcus sp. MIT 1223 genome, the window ACCCAAGCTCTTCGAGTCTTGCCCTAACAGCATTCCTTCCACTTAGTTTCCCAAGTGAGATTTTACTATCTGTCAATCCTATTGTTTTGGCATCGACTATTTCGTAAGTAAGCCTATTCTTAAGTACACCATCTTGATGAATTCCAGACTCGTGAGCAAAAGCATTTGCTCCCACTATTGCTTTATTAGGTTGGACAATCATACCCGTTAAGTTAGAAACTAGTCTAGAAGTTTTAGTAATCTCCTCAGTCCTAATAGCAGTTAATGGTGTAGGGCTTTCAGGCTGTCTTCCAAAGAAGGGATTATAAAAACCTCTCCTAACATGTAATGCCATAACCAATTCTTCTAAAGCAGCATTACCTGCTCTTTCCCCAATTCCATTAATTGTGCACTCTAGTTGTCTAGCTCCATTCTTAATAGCTTCCAAGAAATTAGCTACAGCCAAACCTAAATCATTATGTCCGTGAACGGATAAAATAGCCTCGTCAATATTATTAACATTTTTATTAATACCTGAAATTAAATTTCCAAATTCTGTAGGTGTTGTATATCCAACAGTATCAGGAATATTTATAGTTCCTGCTCCTGCAGAAATCGCAAGTTCGATTACTTGGTATAAAAATTCCGGATCACTTCTGGCTGCATCCTCACATGAGAATTCAACATCATCAACCAAGCATTTAGCATATCTAACCATCTCCGGAACAATTCCCAAGACATCAGATCTCGATTTGCGAAGTTTATGCTCAAGATGAATATCGCTTGTGGCAATAAATGTATGAATTCTTTTTTTAGGAGCAGGTTCAACCGCATCAGCACATGCTTTGATATCAGATTTTGAAGCTCGAGACAATCCACAAATAATTGGGCCTTCTTCTCCTCCTACTACTTCAGCAATTTTTTGTACGGCAGCAAAGTCTCCCTGACTAGCAAAAGGGAAACCAGCCTCAATAATATCTACTCCCAATCTTGCAAGCTGTTGAGCTATAGCAAGTTTTTCCTCCAAATTGAGGCTTGCGCCAGGAGATTGCTCTCCATCTCTAAGGGTAGTATCAAAAATTAAAACGCGGCCGGGATCCTTAGCCATAAATCCATTCCTAATGGTTATTGGTCGGATTGAAGATTAATAATATAAGTCTAATTGATTTCTTCCTTAAGGATAATATCTATTTAAACAAAATAACTTTAGTCAATTTATTTATTTAATTTGAATAAATAAGATAATTGTAAAAAAATCACTTCAAGAACCATTAATAAAAAGTCTTTTCTTTTAAAGAAATTAATTAAACCCCAATAAACAACTCATTAGCATTCTAAAGTGAGGCAAATGGTGTGGTGAAATTTGTCCAACGGTAAATTAGCACTAGTACTCCATGCACATCTACCTTACGTCAGGTCAGCCGCATCAGGTTCTCTTGAAGAAGACTGGTTTTTCCAAGCCCTGATGGAATGCTATCTACCTCTTTTAAAAACCTTAGAAGATGCATCAGCATCAAAAACACAGCAACCGAAAATAACTATTAGCCTTTCACCAACTCTTTTATCCTTGCTAAATGACAAAGAACTAAAAAATCGCTTCCCAACTTGGCTTAAAGCGAGAATAAAACTTCTAGATAATCTTCCAGATATTTATCAAAGCGCAGCAAATAATCTTAAGCAAACTATTTCAACTCAATTAAATGAATGGCAAAATTGTAATGGAGATATAATTAATCGTTTTGCAGAACTTCAAAAACTAAGAGTTATTGATCTTCTAACTTGCGCTGCTACTCATGGATATCTGCCTTTACTTCGGGAAAATCCACAAGCAGTATTAGGTCAATTAAAAACTGCAATAAGAGAACATACTCGTTTAATTGGTTCTCCTCCTCTAGGAATATGGCTCCCGGAATGTGCTTATTACGAAGGTCTTGACTATTTAATGGCCAAAACTGGATTGAAATATGCAATTTTAGACGGGCATGGAGTATTGCATGCAAATCCAAGGCCTAGATATGGGCTTTATGCTCCAATTTGTAGCAAAAATGGAATCGCATTTTTTGGTAGAGATAGTAAATCAACTCTCCCTGTATGGTCATCAATTGAAGGATATCCTGGTCATCCTGAATACAGAGAATTCCATAGAGATTTAGGATGGGACTTATCTATTGAGAAACTAAACGAAATAGGAATTCAAGATCAAAGACCTTTAGGAATAAAACTACATAAAGTTACAGGGCAAAAAATCTCATTAGATCAAAAGAAAGTATATGAACCGGGTAAAGCAAAAAAAATGATAAAGGCTCATGCGAAAGAATATCTACAAGGAAGGAAAAGACAATTATTAGAATTAAATAAGACCATGGGAATTGAGCCTTTGTTAGTAGCACCATTTGATGCAGAACTTTTTGGCCATTGGTGGTTTGAAGGACCTAGTTTCCTTTCCGAACTTTTTCAACAAGCTAAAAAAGAAGGAATAAAATTTACTCGATTAATAGATCAATTATCTAAGACACCAAAGCTCCAATTATGTGATCCTTCGCCATCAAGTTGGGGGCAAGGCGGATATCATAATTATTGGATAAATGAAAGTAATTCCTGGATAGTGCCAGAATGGAATAAAGCATCAATTGCCATGATTAAAAGATCTTCAATTGGTGTTTCAAATGAATCAGATATCAAACTCCTCCAACAAGCCGCAAGAGAACTTTTATTAGCTCAATCATCAGATTGGAGTTTTATATTGAGAGCGGGTACTACAACTCAACTAGCAAAAGATCGGATCAATAAGCACTTGAATAGATTTTGGAAATTAATAAATGCAATAGAAGGGAAAGAAGCTTTATCTTTTAAACACTTATCTGAAATAGAAAAGGAAGATTCTTTATTTCCTTTAATACAAGCAAGTGATTGGAGTGAAATTTAATATTATCCAACTAAAGACCAATCATCCCAAGCCTTACTTTCAAGGGTGCCATATAAAATAATCTAAGCATTACAACTATTAATTTAGGCAAAGGCAAAGTGTTTGCAAGAAAAGCTGACCAATCTTTTTTGGGTAATTTAAAGAAGGCAACAAAAAAATTTCTCAGTAAAGACTCATCAAAGCTCATTAATCTTTTGAGACCAAATTGGTACAAGCGATGTCTTTGGACTAATTCTGGGGTCCAAAGAACTTTCCATCCTTCTTTCGCTAAATCAAGAGAACTAAGGCTTGGGTTTAAATCTATAGCTTCAGCTATAGATTTTGCCAGAGCCGGTGCTCTCCTCAAAAGAGCACCAACCATGTACCCAGAAGCTGGGTGGACCATGCTGGCAGAGCCACCAAATGCTAAGAGAGGTTGATCAAGATAAGGCAATGGCAAGTTCATAGGAAAAAGACAATTTTCCTCATGAAGTATTTCTTTTACTTCTATTCCTCTATGAGAAAGTCTTTCATACAATCTTTTTTCTAAAATATTTTTCGATAGTGGGGGAGCACAAGCTAATGAAGTCTCTTCTACAAAAAAAACATTTTCACCAAAGTCCATAGCATATAAAAATGAAGGGGGTTCTTTTAATTGTTTTTCACTTAAATGATCTGGACGAAAATCCATAAGCACAAATTGATTTTCACCAACCGGAGGAGAACTAAATTTCCCAACTATTCCATAAGCAGCTTGTTGTGCCACTGGTCCTTTATTTGGTCTTTGAATAAAAGGACTTTTATGCCCAATCGCATCAATAACAATTCTCGCTGAATATTTTTCTCCTGAATGACAAATAACTTCAGTTTCTGTTTGAGAAAAAACTATTTTCTCTACAGTTTCTAATCTCCATAGCAGTCCATTACATTTCTCAAGTAACGCTTTTTGTAAAGACAAAGAATCAAACAAGCCATAATCAAAATTATGTTTTATAGGTTCTAAGCCAACTAAATCCTTACCATCCCCAAAATAACTAAGTGTATCTGTCCATCTATAACCTAAAAGAGATTCCATTCCTAATGACTCAAGTTCCTCGGCCCATATCCCATACGTATTAGGCCAAGGTGCCTCTGGCGAATTACTTGCCAAAGCTTCAACTTTTAATCCTTGTTGAACTAATTCCGAAGCAATACACAAAGCCGCCGGCCCTGCTCCCATTACTAAAACATCAGCAAAGTTTTTCAATTTCAGTCAGATGAAGCCTTATTTCCTAGTTCAGCTTCTGTATTTGATTCAACTTCATTTGAATTTTCATTAATCTGTTCTAATTCATGAGGTACTAATACAACCTCTGATAATCGATCTCCAGAGTCAAGTTTTTGTAACCTAACTCCAGTTGCCGCTCTCGATTGCTGTGATATTTGATCAGCACTTGTTCTAACAATTACCCCTTTCTCACTTACTAACAAAAGTTCTTCACCTTTTCCTAAGACCCTTAATCCAACTAACTCATCTCCTTCTATTCTAAATTTGATTGCTCTCAATCCCATACCTGCTCTTTTCTGAAGACGGAATTGAGTAACGGGAACCCTTTTACCAAGGCCATTTGCTGATGCAACCAAAACCCAAGGACCTTCAGAGGAATTTAAATTTGTATTAATTTCAATGTTTTCATCTGAACTGGAATCAATTTGATCAGCAAGTTCTACAGGAAGAACATCCATGCTTACTAGAGAATCCCCGGAACGAAGATTCATTGATCTAACCCCTCTTGCGGTTCGACCTAGTGGTCTTAATTCACTTTCATTTAAACGAAAGTGAATAGTCATACCAGCTTTAGAACCGATCAATACACTATCTCCTGAAACTGCTAAGCGAACCCAAGTCAAAGCATCTCCTTCCTCTAGGCCAATAGCTATTAAGCCATTAGCTCTTATCTTGCTAAAAGCTGATATAGGT encodes:
- a CDS encoding 2-isopropylmalate synthase; the encoded protein is MAKDPGRVLIFDTTLRDGEQSPGASLNLEEKLAIAQQLARLGVDIIEAGFPFASQGDFAAVQKIAEVVGGEEGPIICGLSRASKSDIKACADAVEPAPKKRIHTFIATSDIHLEHKLRKSRSDVLGIVPEMVRYAKCLVDDVEFSCEDAARSDPEFLYQVIELAISAGAGTINIPDTVGYTTPTEFGNLISGINKNVNNIDEAILSVHGHNDLGLAVANFLEAIKNGARQLECTINGIGERAGNAALEELVMALHVRRGFYNPFFGRQPESPTPLTAIRTEEITKTSRLVSNLTGMIVQPNKAIVGANAFAHESGIHQDGVLKNRLTYEIVDAKTIGLTDSKISLGKLSGRNAVRARLEELGYDLSREDLNDAFARFKDLADRKREITDRDLEAIVSEQVQQPDAFYELRLVQVSCGTSLKPTATVTLMDPEGDEKTSVSLGTGPVDAVVRALDSLVGIPNELTEFSVKSVTEGIDALGEVTIRVRYKNNLFSGHSADTDVVVAAAQAYVNALNRLVSVNKKAPIHPQLDLIESQSAQAI
- a CDS encoding glycoside hydrolase family 57 protein, which encodes MSNGKLALVLHAHLPYVRSAASGSLEEDWFFQALMECYLPLLKTLEDASASKTQQPKITISLSPTLLSLLNDKELKNRFPTWLKARIKLLDNLPDIYQSAANNLKQTISTQLNEWQNCNGDIINRFAELQKLRVIDLLTCAATHGYLPLLRENPQAVLGQLKTAIREHTRLIGSPPLGIWLPECAYYEGLDYLMAKTGLKYAILDGHGVLHANPRPRYGLYAPICSKNGIAFFGRDSKSTLPVWSSIEGYPGHPEYREFHRDLGWDLSIEKLNEIGIQDQRPLGIKLHKVTGQKISLDQKKVYEPGKAKKMIKAHAKEYLQGRKRQLLELNKTMGIEPLLVAPFDAELFGHWWFEGPSFLSELFQQAKKEGIKFTRLIDQLSKTPKLQLCDPSPSSWGQGGYHNYWINESNSWIVPEWNKASIAMIKRSSIGVSNESDIKLLQQAARELLLAQSSDWSFILRAGTTTQLAKDRINKHLNRFWKLINAIEGKEALSFKHLSEIEKEDSLFPLIQASDWSEI
- the crtL gene encoding lycopene beta cyclase — encoded protein: MKLKNFADVLVMGAGPAALCIASELVQQGLKVEALASNSPEAPWPNTYGIWAEELESLGMESLLGYRWTDTLSYFGDGKDLVGLEPIKHNFDYGLFDSLSLQKALLEKCNGLLWRLETVEKIVFSQTETEVICHSGEKYSARIVIDAIGHKSPFIQRPNKGPVAQQAAYGIVGKFSSPPVGENQFVLMDFRPDHLSEKQLKEPPSFLYAMDFGENVFFVEETSLACAPPLSKNILEKRLYERLSHRGIEVKEILHEENCLFPMNLPLPYLDQPLLAFGGSASMVHPASGYMVGALLRRAPALAKSIAEAIDLNPSLSSLDLAKEGWKVLWTPELVQRHRLYQFGLKRLMSFDESLLRNFFVAFFKLPKKDWSAFLANTLPLPKLIVVMLRLFYMAPLKVRLGMIGL